Proteins encoded by one window of Companilactobacillus ginsenosidimutans:
- a CDS encoding MFS transporter: protein MSKWRTSLTERISYGLSDAADNLVFQMMTTYLLFFYTDVFGLTASEVAILFVVARTADVFESLIIGIMIDHTKSRWGKSRPFFLWYAFPYVIFAVLTFVTPTIFPHAGKLVWAYITYLGLGFFYTAVNLPITSILPTMTDNEQETTLLGVIRQFFGSSVQIIVAVFTLPLVELFGKGDQQKGFLGTIILFGIISLALILNTFFHVRERFTDKTISHQPLKNVWNMLKQNRPWIVISIVIFLYWLTTSIKNQTTVYYFKYVMKNENLVSIANGFTFTALIGVVAIYFVSAKLGKKNTMLIGIVTGFIGQAIISVATYTQNLPVIFTGIFINSIGNGFIIGLVSIMIADTIRYGTSMGIQAEGVLASTDDFGVNLGLGLGGLITAESLSVAGYSSNKVQTAGAISAINLNYALIPLALYVVMFLILLGYNETKINDAIRENTK, encoded by the coding sequence ATGAGTAAGTGGCGAACTTCTCTAACTGAGCGTATCAGTTATGGATTGAGCGATGCCGCAGATAATCTAGTTTTCCAAATGATGACTACTTATCTGCTGTTTTTCTATACAGATGTCTTTGGATTAACAGCCAGCGAAGTGGCAATTTTATTCGTAGTTGCCAGAACCGCTGATGTTTTTGAAAGTTTGATTATCGGTATCATGATTGATCACACTAAATCACGTTGGGGAAAAAGTCGACCATTCTTCTTATGGTATGCCTTCCCATACGTGATATTTGCTGTGTTAACATTCGTGACACCAACCATCTTTCCACACGCAGGAAAATTAGTTTGGGCGTACATCACCTACCTTGGACTTGGATTTTTCTACACAGCCGTCAATTTGCCAATCACATCAATCCTACCAACCATGACCGACAACGAACAGGAAACAACTTTACTCGGTGTCATCAGACAATTCTTCGGTTCATCTGTACAAATTATCGTCGCCGTCTTCACCCTTCCATTAGTTGAATTATTTGGAAAAGGCGATCAACAAAAAGGCTTCTTAGGGACAATTATTCTTTTTGGAATAATCTCCTTGGCTTTAATTTTAAATACATTCTTCCACGTCAGAGAACGTTTCACCGACAAAACAATCAGTCATCAACCACTCAAAAACGTCTGGAACATGCTAAAACAGAATAGACCCTGGATTGTAATTTCGATTGTCATTTTCTTGTATTGGTTAACGACCTCAATCAAAAATCAGACGACCGTCTACTATTTCAAATATGTAATGAAAAATGAAAACTTAGTTTCAATCGCCAATGGATTCACCTTCACCGCCCTAATCGGAGTGGTGGCAATTTATTTTGTTTCCGCAAAATTGGGCAAAAAGAATACCATGTTAATCGGTATCGTGACCGGATTCATTGGACAAGCCATCATTTCAGTCGCAACCTACACTCAGAATTTACCAGTAATTTTCACCGGAATCTTCATCAACTCAATCGGTAATGGATTTATCATTGGACTAGTTTCAATCATGATTGCCGACACGATTAGATACGGAACTTCAATGGGAATTCAAGCCGAAGGAGTCCTCGCTTCGACAGATGACTTCGGAGTTAACCTAGGACTAGGTCTCGGTGGTTTGATCACCGCTGAGTCGTTAAGTGTCGCAGGTTACTCTTCCAATAAAGTCCAAACCGCAGGTGCCATCTCAGCAATTAATCTTAATTATGCTTTGATACCATTGGCATTGTATGTTGTTATGTTCTTGATTTTGTTAGGTTATAACGAAACAAAGATTAACGACGCAATTCGTGAGAACACGAAGTAA
- a CDS encoding C40 family peptidase, with amino-acid sequence MNTIKKSLVTFTAAAGLAVTGFGVTNLTSNATQSVQAATIVTENVPSVVRTNSDVKLYSDASNQAKLVGRSLAAGTDWAVVGEAKDDAGNIWYAVAGNEWVKGAEVTADPSAQDAATQAPTATSSVESLINTAKSFIGTPYVWGGKTPSGFDCSGFTSYVYSQATGKSIGSYTVAQESAGQHESVQSAQAGDLLFWGNQGSTYHVGIYLGNNQYIAAPQPGENVKVANISGYFMPSFAVHVL; translated from the coding sequence TTGAATACAATTAAGAAAAGTCTTGTTACATTTACAGCAGCTGCAGGATTAGCTGTTACAGGTTTTGGTGTTACAAACCTAACATCAAACGCTACACAATCAGTACAAGCTGCTACAATCGTTACTGAAAACGTTCCTTCAGTTGTACGTACAAACTCAGATGTTAAATTATACTCTGACGCATCAAACCAAGCTAAACTAGTTGGCCGTTCATTGGCTGCAGGTACAGACTGGGCTGTTGTTGGCGAAGCTAAAGACGACGCTGGTAACATCTGGTATGCCGTTGCTGGTAACGAATGGGTTAAGGGTGCTGAAGTTACAGCAGATCCTTCAGCTCAAGACGCAGCTACACAAGCACCAACAGCTACATCATCAGTTGAAAGCTTAATCAACACTGCAAAATCATTTATCGGTACACCTTATGTATGGGGTGGTAAGACACCAAGTGGTTTCGACTGCTCAGGTTTCACATCATACGTTTACTCACAAGCAACAGGTAAGAGCATTGGTTCATATACTGTAGCCCAAGAATCAGCTGGACAACACGAATCAGTTCAATCAGCACAAGCTGGAGACCTATTGTTCTGGGGTAACCAAGGTTCAACTTACCACGTAGGTATCTACTTAGGTAACAACCAATACATCGCTGCACCACAACCAGGTGAAAACGTTAAAGTAGCTAACATTTCAGGTTACTTCATGCCTTCATTCGCTGTACACGTACTATAA
- the nrdI gene encoding class Ib ribonucleoside-diphosphate reductase assembly flavoprotein NrdI, with protein MVDIAFYSITGQTVRFVKKTGLDAYQINDADPFHEMGRSFILIVPAYDDDMMDSVIDFLQYKDNAENCVGVAGGGNRNFNTLYNHTARDIAKGLNVPVVFEFEFNGTDKDVENFKKVVNEVGAK; from the coding sequence ATGGTAGACATCGCATTTTATTCAATTACAGGCCAAACCGTTCGTTTCGTTAAGAAAACCGGCTTGGATGCATATCAGATCAACGACGCCGACCCGTTTCACGAAATGGGTCGGTCGTTTATTCTCATCGTACCTGCGTACGACGATGATATGATGGACTCTGTAATCGACTTTCTCCAATACAAAGACAATGCAGAAAATTGCGTCGGCGTAGCAGGCGGCGGAAATCGCAATTTTAACACTTTGTACAATCATACAGCACGTGATATTGCTAAAGGATTAAACGTACCAGTCGTCTTCGAATTCGAGTTCAATGGAACCGATAAAGACGTAGAAAACTTTAAGAAAGTAGTGAATGAAGTTGGGGCTAAATAA
- a CDS encoding DUF1440 domain-containing protein: MRLNKRQKTDLKAAVIAGTAAGIFSGLVKLGWENILPPRTAERDSTNPPQKLLQQFGIPEKITHATYTYSDHKLPWVSYLMHFGFSTSFAILYEVLTQNRRYLRVGSGAIFGLAIWVAFHIGIMPMMKTVPSASDQPTEEHLSEALGHIAWMWTNDIVGREIYRRLTEKK; this comes from the coding sequence ATGAGATTGAACAAGAGGCAAAAAACTGATTTAAAAGCTGCTGTTATCGCAGGTACAGCTGCCGGAATTTTTTCTGGATTAGTTAAATTAGGTTGGGAAAATATTTTACCACCACGTACTGCAGAACGTGATTCAACCAATCCTCCACAGAAACTATTGCAACAATTCGGTATTCCTGAAAAAATTACACATGCTACATATACTTATTCAGACCACAAATTACCTTGGGTTAGTTATTTAATGCATTTCGGATTCTCAACTTCATTTGCAATTCTATATGAAGTTTTAACACAAAACAGACGTTACCTTCGAGTTGGATCAGGTGCCATCTTTGGTTTAGCCATCTGGGTTGCCTTCCACATTGGAATTATGCCAATGATGAAGACTGTTCCTTCAGCCAGCGACCAACCAACTGAGGAGCACCTTTCAGAAGCATTGGGTCACATTGCTTGGATGTGGACTAATGATATCGTAGGTCGTGAAATCTATCGTCGTTTAACAGAGAAGAAATAG
- the nrdH gene encoding glutaredoxin-like protein NrdH produces the protein MNNVIVYSKNNCMQCKMTKRYLSEHNVKFEERNINQQPQYLDFLKQQGYQSVPVVMPADSDPIVGFRPDSLKGLVG, from the coding sequence ATGAACAACGTAATCGTATATTCTAAAAACAATTGTATGCAATGCAAAATGACAAAAAGATACTTATCTGAACATAACGTTAAATTTGAGGAAAGAAATATTAATCAACAACCACAATATCTTGATTTCTTAAAACAACAAGGATACCAAAGCGTCCCTGTAGTTATGCCTGCTGACAGTGATCCAATCGTCGGATTTCGTCCAGATAGCCTAAAAGGTTTAGTTGGCTAA
- a CDS encoding aldo/keto reductase, whose protein sequence is MQYTKLGNTGLDVSRICLGTMGFGNPDHGQFPWAINQEKSTEVVQEALRLGINFFDTANVYSYGDSEEYLGNALKNENRDELVVATKVFFDQSDKPNKVGLSKKAILSQIDHSLERLKMDYVDLYIIHRWDYNTPIEETMEALNEVVKSGKARYIGASAMYSWQFEKANMIAEQHGWTKFVSMQNHLNLLNREEEREMMPLCETENIAVTPYSPLASGRLTRDWDADTKRSKTDKVAHAKYDSTEDQDEAIVQHVGEVAKKLGISRTQVALAWLLHKKQVVAPIIGATKPDHLEDAVGAVDVKLSPEDINYLEAPYKPHQVVGVLKKSDHDLKR, encoded by the coding sequence ATGCAATATACAAAACTAGGCAACACAGGACTTGATGTATCAAGAATCTGCCTCGGTACAATGGGCTTTGGTAACCCAGATCATGGACAATTTCCATGGGCAATCAATCAAGAAAAAAGTACCGAAGTAGTCCAAGAAGCATTACGACTAGGAATCAACTTCTTTGATACAGCCAACGTCTATTCATATGGTGACAGTGAAGAATATTTAGGTAACGCCTTAAAGAATGAAAATCGTGACGAATTAGTGGTAGCCACAAAAGTATTTTTCGACCAAAGTGACAAGCCAAATAAAGTTGGACTTTCAAAAAAAGCAATCCTATCTCAAATCGACCACAGTTTGGAACGTTTAAAAATGGATTACGTAGACTTATACATCATCCATCGCTGGGATTACAACACTCCAATCGAAGAAACAATGGAAGCATTAAATGAAGTGGTTAAATCCGGAAAAGCTAGATACATCGGAGCTTCAGCAATGTACTCATGGCAATTTGAGAAGGCAAACATGATAGCTGAACAACACGGATGGACAAAATTCGTCTCCATGCAAAACCATTTAAACCTACTAAATCGTGAAGAAGAACGAGAAATGATGCCACTCTGTGAAACGGAAAACATCGCAGTAACACCATACAGCCCACTAGCCTCGGGAAGATTAACGAGAGACTGGGACGCAGATACAAAACGATCAAAGACAGACAAAGTAGCCCACGCAAAATATGACAGCACAGAGGACCAAGACGAGGCAATCGTTCAACACGTCGGCGAAGTAGCAAAAAAACTAGGAATCAGCAGAACCCAAGTAGCATTAGCCTGGTTACTACACAAAAAACAAGTAGTAGCCCCAATCATCGGAGCAACAAAACCAGACCACCTAGAAGACGCAGTAGGAGCAGTAGACGTAAAACTATCACCAGAAGATATCAACTACCTAGAAGCACCATACAAGCCACACCAAGTAGTAGGAGTATTGAAGAAATCCGATCATGATTTGAAGAGATAG
- a CDS encoding type II toxin-antitoxin system RelB/DinJ family antitoxin produces MVTKSFNNNVPIRISIDTNEKRNLVQILKNLNITPSEAVTQLFQQIITTGSYPVDLKLTEKEIASLKSH; encoded by the coding sequence ATGGTTACAAAGTCATTTAACAATAATGTTCCAATTCGTATTTCTATTGATACAAATGAAAAACGCAATCTTGTACAGATATTGAAAAATTTGAATATAACTCCCAGTGAGGCCGTTACTCAACTTTTCCAACAAATTATTACTACTGGTTCTTATCCAGTTGATTTGAAATTGACTGAAAAAGAAATAGCCTCTCTAAAGTCCCATTAA
- a CDS encoding guanylate kinase — protein sequence MDKKVIVITGASGTGKTTISRYLEDTYNIPHVITHTTRLPRDGEVNGVDYYFETPESFEKNHYLERVEYSGNKYGSSVEGLEETWKKSDIASIVVDTKGAIAYQKKFGDAAIILFLKADPEEVADRLAKRGDEKARLLKRMASEENRRDFEIPKELYGNYYEIVNKDIKKTKDYVNQVIKSVK from the coding sequence ATGGATAAAAAAGTTATTGTCATAACAGGTGCCAGCGGGACTGGTAAAACAACCATTAGTCGATATCTTGAGGACACATATAATATTCCACATGTAATTACACACACAACTAGACTGCCTCGTGATGGGGAAGTGAACGGCGTGGACTATTATTTTGAAACTCCTGAAAGTTTTGAGAAGAATCATTATTTGGAGCGAGTTGAATATAGTGGTAATAAGTATGGATCATCTGTCGAGGGTCTGGAAGAAACATGGAAGAAATCAGACATTGCTTCAATTGTGGTCGATACGAAAGGTGCAATTGCCTACCAGAAGAAATTTGGCGATGCTGCGATAATACTTTTTCTCAAAGCAGATCCTGAAGAAGTTGCTGACAGATTAGCTAAGCGCGGAGATGAGAAAGCCAGATTATTAAAGAGAATGGCTAGTGAAGAGAACCGTCGAGACTTCGAAATTCCTAAGGAATTATATGGAAATTATTATGAAATTGTTAACAAAGACATAAAAAAGACTAAAGATTACGTCAATCAAGTAATTAAATCAGTTAAATAA
- a CDS encoding DUF2187 domain-containing protein, giving the protein MKIEDIKIGETYDCKVEEDMDYEFQGKVEKVYEHSALVEIVKNDPKDDPNKMELNNKIVVSAKKMSKAK; this is encoded by the coding sequence ATGAAAATTGAAGATATTAAGATCGGCGAAACATACGACTGCAAAGTCGAAGAAGATATGGATTATGAGTTCCAAGGTAAAGTTGAAAAGGTTTATGAACACTCAGCTTTAGTTGAAATCGTTAAAAACGATCCTAAGGATGACCCAAACAAGATGGAACTTAACAACAAAATTGTCGTTAGTGCCAAGAAAATGTCAAAAGCAAAGTAA
- a CDS encoding ATP-binding protein, producing MIRRDQYLQKLIEFKDSENIKVITGVRRSGKSVLLSLYRDYLLSDGIDEQDIIYLNFESFELLNIRTDTQLIEKLQPLLRKDRHQYLMFDEIQMVDGWQRVINGIRVSYDCDIVITGSNAKMLSGELATLLSGRYVEIPIYPFSFKEFLTAKNIDSESRLVDSAFDEYEQYGGFPSVVLAEKNIKDSILSGIFDTIILNDISMRSGIRDTDILRALVGFLSDNIGQLVNPSRIANTITSEGLTTTNHTISSYLQLLEDAFLFYRGRQYDLRGRKYLQTSGKYFTVDPGLRRNAIGRRPGNYAGQLENIVYMELIRRGYSVDIGKMETKEIDFVARKIDEIQYIQVAYDIPENSHETDNLLNIKDNYKKSLITQRYNNSVKEIDGIPVVNIVDWLLETNID from the coding sequence ATGATCAGAAGAGATCAATATTTACAAAAACTGATTGAATTCAAAGATTCCGAGAATATCAAGGTCATAACCGGAGTTCGCCGTTCAGGAAAATCGGTCCTGCTCAGTCTCTATCGTGATTACCTATTGTCGGATGGTATCGATGAGCAAGATATTATTTATTTAAACTTTGAATCATTTGAGTTATTAAACATTAGAACTGACACTCAACTGATAGAAAAACTACAACCGTTGCTTAGAAAAGACAGGCATCAGTACTTGATGTTCGATGAAATACAAATGGTTGACGGCTGGCAACGTGTTATTAATGGAATCCGAGTTAGCTATGATTGTGATATCGTAATCACTGGATCCAATGCAAAAATGCTTTCCGGAGAATTGGCAACATTATTAAGTGGAAGATATGTAGAAATACCTATCTATCCGTTCTCGTTTAAAGAATTTCTGACGGCAAAAAATATTGATTCTGAGTCACGTTTGGTTGATTCTGCATTCGATGAATATGAACAATACGGAGGATTCCCATCAGTTGTTTTAGCAGAAAAAAATATCAAAGACTCCATACTATCAGGAATCTTTGACACTATTATTTTAAATGATATTTCTATGCGTTCTGGGATTAGAGACACCGATATCCTACGAGCATTAGTCGGATTTCTTTCTGATAATATTGGTCAATTAGTAAATCCGTCTCGAATTGCTAACACTATAACTAGTGAAGGATTAACAACAACTAACCACACCATCAGTTCCTACCTACAATTGCTTGAAGATGCATTTTTATTCTACAGAGGACGTCAATATGACTTACGTGGAAGAAAATATCTTCAGACATCCGGAAAGTATTTTACAGTAGACCCCGGATTGCGCCGTAACGCAATTGGACGAAGACCAGGAAACTATGCAGGACAATTGGAAAACATTGTTTACATGGAGCTTATTAGACGTGGTTATTCAGTTGATATTGGTAAAATGGAAACTAAAGAAATCGATTTTGTCGCTAGAAAAATTGATGAAATACAGTATATTCAAGTTGCCTACGACATCCCTGAAAACTCTCATGAGACCGATAATTTGCTTAACATAAAAGACAATTATAAGAAGTCATTAATTACTCAACGTTATAATAATAGTGTTAAAGAAATTGATGGTATTCCAGTTGTTAACATTGTTGATTGGTTACTTGAAACTAATATTGATTAA
- the nrdE gene encoding class 1b ribonucleoside-diphosphate reductase subunit alpha, with protein MGLNNLDVTNVSYFKLNNEINIPVDDKIPLNKDQDAIKAFFNENVNPNTKQFDSFKDHIDYLVDNQFIEKEVIDQYPFDFIEGLYNYLMDQHFQFKSFMAAYKFYNQYVIKTNDGDLYLENYEMRILFNALLFAHSDQDLAKSLCTEMIAQRYQPATPSFLNAGRKRRGEYVSCFLLQVTDDMNSIGRTVNSALQLSRIGGGVGITLSNLRESGSPIKGVENSSSGVLPVMKLLEDSFSYSNQLGQRQGAGAVYLNVFHPDIIDFLSAKKENADEKVRVKTLSLGVIVPDKYYELVREDKPMYLFSPYSVERVYGKPFSYIDITKEYDNMVADDRIKKYKIDARELEDEISKLQQESGYPYVLNIDTVNRANPIDGKIIMSNLCTEIQQVQIPSEINDAQEYVKMGTDVSCNLGSTNILNMMQSPDFGKSVRSMMRALTYVSDASNIVAVPSVAHGNKLSHSVGLGAMGLHTFLAKNHIEYGSPESIEFTGVYFLLLNYWTLFESNQIAKDRGETFYNFEKSDYASGSYFDKYLNEDFAPKLDHVQELFANIHIPTKADWEELKKNVQQYGLYNEYRLAVAPTGSISYVNNTSASLQPITRLVEERQEKKNGKLYFPAPLLSNDTISYYKSAYDTDMRKVIDIYAAAQKHVDQGMSLTLFMRSEIPEGLYEWKTDTKQTTRDLSILRNYAYYQGIKSLYYVRTFTENNDEIGSNECESCSI; from the coding sequence TTGGGGCTAAATAACTTAGACGTAACTAATGTAAGTTACTTCAAATTAAATAATGAAATTAATATTCCAGTGGATGACAAGATTCCATTAAACAAAGACCAAGATGCTATCAAGGCCTTTTTTAATGAAAATGTTAACCCTAATACTAAACAATTTGATTCATTTAAGGATCACATTGACTATCTTGTTGATAACCAATTCATCGAAAAAGAAGTTATCGATCAATACCCATTTGATTTTATCGAAGGCTTATATAACTATTTGATGGATCAACATTTCCAATTCAAATCATTCATGGCCGCATACAAATTTTACAACCAATACGTTATCAAAACTAACGATGGTGACTTGTATCTTGAAAACTATGAAATGAGAATTCTTTTTAACGCACTTTTATTCGCACATAGCGACCAAGATTTGGCCAAGTCATTGTGTACAGAAATGATCGCCCAACGTTATCAACCAGCTACACCTTCATTTTTGAATGCTGGTAGAAAACGTCGTGGTGAATATGTCTCTTGCTTCCTATTACAAGTCACAGATGACATGAACAGTATTGGACGCACAGTTAATAGTGCCCTCCAATTGTCACGTATCGGTGGTGGTGTTGGTATTACACTATCAAACCTACGTGAATCTGGCTCACCTATTAAGGGTGTTGAAAACTCATCTTCAGGTGTACTTCCAGTTATGAAGTTACTCGAGGATAGTTTCAGTTACAGTAACCAATTAGGTCAACGTCAAGGTGCCGGTGCCGTTTATTTGAACGTCTTCCACCCAGATATCATCGACTTCCTTTCGGCTAAGAAAGAAAACGCTGATGAAAAAGTTCGTGTTAAGACTTTGTCACTTGGTGTCATTGTGCCTGATAAGTATTACGAACTAGTTCGTGAAGACAAGCCAATGTACTTATTCAGCCCTTATTCAGTTGAAAGAGTTTATGGCAAGCCATTCTCATATATCGATATTACAAAAGAATATGACAACATGGTTGCTGATGATCGTATCAAGAAATACAAGATTGATGCCCGTGAACTTGAAGACGAAATTAGTAAATTACAACAAGAATCAGGTTATCCTTATGTCTTAAACATCGACACAGTTAACCGTGCCAACCCTATTGATGGAAAAATCATCATGAGTAACTTGTGTACTGAAATTCAACAAGTACAAATTCCATCTGAAATTAACGATGCCCAAGAATACGTCAAAATGGGAACAGATGTCAGCTGTAACCTAGGTTCAACAAACATTTTGAATATGATGCAAAGTCCTGACTTTGGTAAGTCAGTTCGTTCAATGATGCGCGCACTAACATATGTTTCTGACGCTTCAAACATCGTAGCCGTTCCTTCAGTTGCACATGGTAACAAGTTAAGCCACTCAGTTGGTTTAGGTGCCATGGGACTTCACACATTCTTAGCTAAGAACCATATCGAATATGGTTCACCAGAATCAATTGAATTCACTGGTGTTTACTTCTTACTTCTAAACTACTGGACATTGTTTGAAAGTAACCAAATCGCTAAGGATCGTGGAGAAACATTCTACAACTTCGAAAAATCTGACTACGCTAGCGGATCATACTTCGACAAATATCTAAACGAGGACTTTGCTCCAAAACTAGACCACGTTCAAGAATTATTTGCTAATATCCACATCCCTACAAAAGCTGATTGGGAAGAATTGAAGAAGAACGTTCAACAATACGGTCTTTACAACGAATACCGTTTGGCTGTTGCACCAACAGGTTCAATTTCTTATGTAAACAACACAAGTGCTAGTTTGCAACCAATCACACGTCTAGTTGAGGAACGTCAAGAGAAGAAAAACGGTAAGTTGTACTTCCCAGCTCCCCTACTAAGTAATGACACAATTTCATACTACAAGTCAGCTTATGATACCGATATGCGTAAAGTTATCGATATCTATGCTGCAGCGCAAAAGCATGTTGACCAAGGTATGAGTTTGACATTATTCATGCGTTCAGAAATTCCTGAAGGATTATACGAATGGAAGACTGACACTAAACAAACTACACGTGATTTAAGCATTTTGCGTAACTATGCATACTACCAAGGCATTAAATCGCTATACTATGTAAGAACATTTACAGAAAATAATGACGAAATCGGTAGTAACGAGTGCGAAAGCTGCTCAATTTAA
- a CDS encoding sugar O-acetyltransferase yields the protein MDITERALNNEYIETNSSEFPEIKRIVEKNAELLTKFNYTYQTKKQRQDLFSQITQQSVSSTNEINAPFHTDFGPHIFLGENDFINIDCTFVDLGGIYLGNNVLIGPRTTIISVNHAEEPEHRSDLRPKSVHIKDGAWLGAGVMVLPGVTIGENAIVGAGSIVTKDIPDNMIAVGNPARVIREVRD from the coding sequence ATGGATATTACCGAACGAGCTTTAAATAATGAATATATTGAAACTAATAGCTCAGAATTTCCGGAAATTAAACGGATTGTTGAGAAGAATGCGGAACTTTTGACGAAGTTCAACTATACATACCAGACCAAGAAACAGAGACAGGACTTGTTTAGTCAGATTACACAACAGTCTGTCTCCTCAACTAACGAAATTAATGCGCCATTTCATACTGATTTTGGCCCACATATTTTCCTTGGAGAAAATGATTTTATTAATATTGACTGTACGTTTGTTGACTTGGGTGGAATTTATCTTGGTAACAACGTTCTGATTGGTCCTAGGACGACGATTATTTCGGTCAATCATGCTGAAGAACCTGAGCACAGATCTGATTTGAGACCGAAATCCGTTCATATCAAGGATGGTGCTTGGCTGGGAGCGGGCGTGATGGTGCTTCCTGGTGTCACAATTGGCGAGAACGCGATCGTTGGTGCTGGCTCGATTGTTACGAAGGACATTCCGGATAATATGATTGCGGTTGGGAATCCTGCGCGAGTCATTAGAGAAGTGAGGGACTGA
- a CDS encoding LVIS_2131 family protein, protein MNAWNFIGILAWIIVIALLFLVVFNIRNRHLRILVMNKSKITWKTICLDALEILVVILAVIGMFYVSIFSKVDLNNKDDITVSYKFDPMIIQTTSDGQGYYVKIDKNNSNASTNVYQYWLTNSQYTVSSRESTISDATLPFNVSGVHLNWPMKKIKKMDQKYQYAYVLTAEAKYKNNFINGLGLHAGRFASEYRVLRVPATSFVNVEK, encoded by the coding sequence ATGAACGCATGGAACTTCATAGGTATACTCGCTTGGATTATTGTTATTGCTCTACTATTCCTTGTAGTATTCAACATTAGAAACAGACATTTGAGGATTTTAGTTATGAATAAGTCTAAAATCACATGGAAAACAATCTGTCTTGATGCACTCGAGATTTTAGTCGTCATCCTGGCAGTAATAGGGATGTTCTATGTCTCAATTTTTTCAAAAGTTGATTTGAACAACAAGGATGACATTACGGTGTCATACAAATTTGATCCAATGATTATTCAAACTACTTCTGACGGACAAGGTTACTACGTTAAAATCGACAAGAACAATTCGAACGCATCTACTAATGTTTATCAATATTGGTTGACGAATTCGCAATATACCGTTTCAAGTCGTGAGTCGACGATTTCAGACGCTACGTTGCCATTTAACGTTTCGGGAGTACATTTGAACTGGCCAATGAAGAAAATCAAGAAGATGGACCAGAAGTACCAATACGCATACGTTTTGACAGCTGAAGCTAAATATAAAAATAATTTCATTAATGGACTAGGATTACACGCCGGTAGATTTGCATCTGAGTACCGTGTCTTGCGTGTTCCAGCAACATCGTTCGTTAATGTAGAAAAATAG